The region GGAGAAAGGCTTACTCGTTTACATAAAACACGGGCCCTAGCGGACAATCTCCTTGGGTCACGGAATCGCAAAACCTCGATGGTTCGGAATATGGCGTGAAGCTGGCGACTTGGATGGAGGCTATAAGCGTCGAATAATTGTTGTTATCAACATCCAGATCGATGATCTTTCCAAATGTTGAATTCGGGTTATCCCACTGGGGGTCGTCGGGCGCCGGATACTCGGCACTTCGATTAGCAGTGCCAGTCACGTTGCCGTAAACTATAACGTCGAGAGGGTACAGCGAGTTTGTCATGTTCAAAGTAACCCAGACATCGAGTGGGACAAACTGCAATTGTCGGGGACTCGAATCGACAATGGACTCATCCAGACAATTTTCGAATTCCAGCAAGGCAGCGGAGGCCGACGACATAACCGAGAGTATCACCAAGATCATCCACCataaacccaacccaaacGATGTGCGTCGCCGCGGGCGTCGTCGAAAGGTATCTCTCCATTTTCGATGTTGTCTAGTAGACGGTCTGCCTAAATGTTGCTTTGATTGAGGCCGATGGGAGACGGTCGAAGACCAGGGTTCCTCATGCCATCTCGCGTTGTAATCGAAATCCATCGCGACCTTTCTATATGAATGGGATGACCCCCTCGGGGAGGCCAGCCCCGTGTCGAAAATTCAATCCACGGTGTCTTTGGCAAATCCACAGGAGCGTGATTTTTTATCAATGACGGTTGCCTGATAAGCTCGTATCCGCTGCACCGttcagacgacgatgaaCCGACGTCGGATAACTGTAGAAGAGGTTTTATTCAATCCCCGATAAAACCCTATCCGGCAATCTCAAACTCCAACTGCAGATATCACGTCGCTTACTCCTCTAGGTTCCGAGCTTGACAGCGTAGGGGAGGCGCAGTTCCGGAAACAGTGGGGAGACACAGGCTCGATCGGCGAAGGGAGGTAAACACGGTAACAAGCGCTCTCGGGATAAGGATAGGTCACGTCGAAGTTGGAAGCGCTACTTTTGCAGCCTGAGAGACATTATTGGtaagagaaaaggaagaaaaacaTTAAAGGTTGGAATGCAAAAAACTAAACTGTGGACGGAGACTGCTGCGCCAGCATGTTTGCTCGCTTTGCTGTTGACCGGGGCGGTGGGATGGGCAGCCGGTCTTCTAAACTTGGAAACACTCGACCTAAATTTGTAGTATaagcctcctcctcctcttcccttcgccAGTGGGCAGTAAACATCCACTCGTGTCTCAGAACCGCTCAGTAACAGTCCAGCCATTGCCCCGTTGACTATTCTACGCCCTTCTACATCGTCCAATTCGTTTCGTTGCTTAGTCTGAACGTGCACAAGCTGGTATCTTGCTAGCAGCACTTGAGCTCTCCACAGAGTTTCTTGCACTCAAAAAGCGAGCTTTAAGTCAATCCCAGGCCGATTCTGCTCAGATCATGTCCTACGAGTGAGCTGTCACCTTCTTCCCGGCGTATTACGGTCCGAGGATTTGTCGGATCTCAGCTTCCCAGTAATCTCGCATTCAAGGTTACTCAGAACCATCCTGACGACGAACCATCTAAAACAACGGCGAGAGAGGACGCCATAGCTTACGGCCGATTTTTTACAACAGTGGTCAGTCGGACTCCATGATATATGAAATCAAGCCTGATCTACCGATCAAGGACTAGCACCTGCGATAAATAAATCCTCGTTTGTTTCAGGGGCGTGGATTCGTCCCTACATCAGCTAGATCAATATAATAATGCGAGCTTTGATCATTCTTTACAGAATAGGTAGTGAGCTTCTTAGGTACTAATACTTCTGCATGATTATGAGTGATTGTGTTCAACTCAATGAGCTAACTACGCTAGACATTTTGACATATTGACAAGCCTCTAAGCACTTGTCTCTGCCATGGAAATTTGGTATATTGCAACATATTGTGCAGAGTTTATATATCTAAAATTGCTCACCACGATCCACTGTGAGAATCAGTAGGCGACCGCAACTATATATAATCGTGTACTACACAACTCTGCAAGTGATTAGCGTATCAACAACCGCCCTGGAAACTCGCACTCAGTAAGTTGGTCCAAGCAAAATCAGCTTAAGAAAACCAGATTGAAGCAGAGTTAAGACTGTATACTGGCATGGTTCCCGCCATCTGACTGCTACCATACTGAAGAACATCCTGAACTGCTGTTGGAACCCACTAAGAAAATATTAGAATGATTCACAGTCTACAAAGTTCTGATTGACCATTCCTTGCCTAAAACGCAAAGAATCTACCAATAGGCTGGCATAGTTTAAAAAATGGAAACCGTAAGATGTCCCTGAATCCTGTGCTTTGAGGTGCACGAATACAATCCTCAAACCTCAGCAAAACAGACTAGAGTCAACAACGTTACTGCAGAACGTAGACAAAGAAATAAACTGGCGCCAATGCATAACTCCGCAGCCACAGCCATAGTATCTATTAACCGGAATGTATGGATTTGGCAAGCCGAAGTCCCGCTTTGCTTACACACTCCTTGCATTCCTCCATTATACTCAGTTCTCGAAAACCacagcctgcagagcttttttttttgtgaGATGGTTTCGTTTGATAAAGTACGTGTGAGATATGTGACGGGCTGGGTCCCAGCCCAATTCAGTAGAATCGCCATATTGCTCCTGATAAGGAAATAGATGCCTGTTCATTACTGTCTCACGAATATGTTAACTTGCCAAGCTAGCAATAGTAGCAATAAAGGACAATCTCTTAAAAGACTCGGCCACTCCGGGActgatgcagcagcaggatacACTGCCTGAAGCGGACGACCCGGGTCCAACCAAGGCTCAGCTGGAGCCACGACTTTAGGCGCTGGACGCCTAAAGATCTTGGGAGTCGGCAAGAGACCGAACCTTTGTGTCAATCGGTTTCGATACTCCCCAGAGTTGCACTATCGTCGACGGATAGGCGTTAGATTGATGTTGTGTCTTGCGCCTTTGTGCCGCTTATACCATTCCCTCTTTGTGGCGGTTCCTTATCGTAGGGCGACTTGTGGCGCATCGACATTGAGCGCCAGACTTGGCCTTCTGCACAGCCTTGTTTACCCCTGAGGTCGAAAATATGGTTCTGTTCAGGCAAATCCACAGAAGTCAGAAGACTCGACCGTTCGACGAGGTTCATGAGGGCCCACTGGCGACAGCGACTGCAATTGCTCCTGTCAAGGTACAGAGGATAAGGGAGTCAAACGGATGCTGTCTGAGACGGAGCATCGACCAGTTTCAGGATGACGGGGCGTGGCCACCAATGGATAGTCACAGACGGCGCGCGGCAGTGGGGCTCCAGGGCCGGTTAATTGGAACTGTTCCTCAGATAACTGCTTTGGCGCTAAGACAGCGAAGGGGTTTCATTTCGTTTTCGGTTCGGCCTCTTATGAGTCCACGTCAGTTTCAGTCTTGCTGCAGCGGAAGAGTACCAGCAAGAAGTTCAATGCTTTTTACGGAAGTTCTCAGAACTACTGGGCGGGCCAGCAGATTGTCGATGATATGAAGGCGTCGAGTGCGAAGGAACTACCGATGCTCTATATCGACAGCGCAGAAACGTAGGTATGGGGCAGAAGCGCCGTTGGGCGATAAACGGTCTAGCGCTGCGGGAATGGGCGGCCTCCCGAGGTCCAATTGCATTATCATCTCCATAGCTCTAGCATAGAGAGCAGCAATGAAGACTAGACTTCAATGAAATTGCACGAGATTGCACGAAATTGCATCTACCATGTAGCATGAAGACGACGGATCGGACTCGTTGATATATTTAGGAGCTCTAATAATACAAGGCGCTCGTCGTCTCAGACGCTTGCTCTGCGCACGTGACCCTGACGAAGCAGCTATGGAGACTTGCAGGAAGATGCCAGCGAATTGACCACAGATTGAAATACCGTGGCCTAGGGACTTTTCACGGGTCACTCCAGGCTCAGTTTTTATTCCATTCTACCGATAACTTACCCAGGAACGTGGTGGCGTTAATACTTTGGCGGTGGACTACGGAGTAAAAAGTATTGCAGCCGCGGTCGGGGAGGCTTCGTACTACGGTAggcttcctctgcctcccaCCTGCACAGTCCCAGCACGGGCTTGTCTCCATTCCACTTTGTTCATCTTCCCTGCGCATCTTCccaccttctctccctcgtcttgacttttcttttttctattttctttGGCCGTTATCCGTCGTCCTTCAAGCACTGCTTCACAGTCATTCAGGTACGGCTGCTGGCTCAGCCCAGGCAAGCCTCGTTCTTGAGTGCATTTCCACCCAAGTATCATTCTGAGAATCCCCACCACACTGTGCACTATCGTCGAATCTGGGGAGTGTTGTTTATCTTGAACTACTCCTGCTTAGCTCGTCCAGGTACCTCCCTAATACCCCTCTTCGCCCCTCGAAGTTGTGCAATCGCCCCTTCTTACACACTTCCCGTCTCCTTTCTTGTTCCTGAATGGTCATTGAATAATTGGTCGCGGTAGATCGCTCGTCCCCGACTCCACACCAGACAGCGCAAGCAATCACGCTTGGTGGCAGGAGCACCGTCACCTCTTGGGAAGAGTTAAGAACGCTCGTCGGCCCCGGAGTTTATTCTCAGCTAGTCTACCTCCCCCTTCTTTTCTACTCGCAACCGGTCTCCGCACCGCACAGATAACGCCAGGGGTCGATATCTCGATACGTACATTTCGCTGGCGCCGTCGTCTTCCCCACCTCTCCTATTTGTTGTGATCGTTACACTGCGTCATTCCGGTCATCCACAGATACTCGTTTGTCTCCGAGCTCCTCATAGTTTCGTCCGCGATCGTAACCACCTGGTGTTACTACGCGGGGCACGttctcaagaaggccaagaacCTTCAACGAGCCTCACCGTTATCATCGCCTGATACCCCTGCAATGCGCCATAGTAGATTTGACAAGTTTTGAGAATTTACGCCTGATAACGACCACAATGTCTGCCGACGATCCTTCTTCATTCGTGGACGCCGAACCCAAACCGACGCCCAAGAGACCGCATTGGAGGGAGAAACTGTTCTCACGGGAAAAGCCCAAGAATACTGCCGACCAACAGGTCGAGGCGTTCTTAGCCCCTGTACGCTCGAAATCCGTGTCTCACGGTGGGCACGCTGTCTCCACGACCGAAAGAGAGATCcccgctcctcctcgcctAGATGTATCTCAGCGGTGGCCGTCCGCACATGAAACTCAGACTGTATCACCCGTTTCTAGTACATCACCTCCAACAGACTCTAAGCTCTCAGCTGCTTCAACATTACCACCGTTAAAGATTCGGAAAAACAAGGGATTGAGAGTCAAATTTGCTGATGGCGCTCCCGTGTGCATTGGTGAAGGCGGGGACGAATCGGAGGAGCCCACCATTGAAATCTCATTGAACCGGAGCCGTAGCCATAGCCAGAGTTCTAATCAACCGAATGACGTCGGCCAACCTCAGGCTGGAGGCCCCCAACTTCGCCTAGACACTTCTTTCAGAGACAGAGATGGTCTGAGACCGCGCGAAGGTGGAAGCCCAGCTGGTCGGGCCCCGCTACTCATCAAAAATACGCAGGATGCTGATTTCCTCATGGCCTTGAACCTCGGCGAAAGTGGTTCTCGCTTGTCTTTCAGGGCATCGCCGGGAGCCGATTCACTCGCTCAGCGTGTTCGAGCAAAAATGGAGCTCGAAGAAGGTCGTGCTTTGCAACAAAAATACGAAGATCCCACCTCGCCAAATGAGAGAACTCCGGACAGCCCTAGCTCATTATATGAGACACCTCCGAATACTGAACCGGAGCCTGCGTCGCCGCCAAGTCCGCTTCGCACTCCCCCGAGTCCAGAGAAGACACGCTCCATGAACCCTACCGATTTCACGTCCTCAGCTAGTTTAGCGCCTGGCGGGGGTATGAAAAGCCTATCGCCGCCAAAGCCGGAATTGGTACGCAACGCCGCTAGTGAAGAACTTCGTCCGTCCAGTCGGGAGAGTCGTACCAAGTCCGCGAGTCCGCAACCACCGAAATATTCGCTACGGTCCGTCGCGAATCAATTTGGAGAGGTGGCTTATGTTGAGTTTAAAGAGTATGCGGGGCGGTATCAGGATGTGATTAAACTTTCAGCTGAAAGCGTCAAGCCTTTGATGGAAACGTCACTTACCGAATGGGTGAGGGCTGCGGTCTGGTGGTTTAtgcgaggaaagaagagattAGAGGCATATGCGCGTTCGCGCTCACGACCGGATTCTCGCCCGTCTCCCGAGATGGCGCAGCAG is a window of Aspergillus nidulans FGSC A4 chromosome VI DNA encoding:
- a CDS encoding uncharacterized protein (transcript_id=CADANIAT00009462), whose product is MVLFRQIHRSQKTRPFDEVHEGPLATATAIAPVKSQTARGSGAPGPVNWNCSSDNCFGAKTAKGFHFVFGSASYESTSVSVLLQRKSTSKKFNAFYGSSQNYWAGQQIVDDMKASSAKELPMLYIDSAET